A region of Marnyiella aurantia DNA encodes the following proteins:
- a CDS encoding NifU family protein → MESNIVHEATVTRVLEALESIRPFLNKDGGDIELIDVEGSKVIVKLQGNCNGCPMSFSTMKLGVENTIKQHAPEITEVVSLN, encoded by the coding sequence ATGGAAAGTAATATTGTACACGAGGCAACTGTAACCCGAGTGCTGGAAGCACTGGAAAGCATCCGGCCTTTTCTGAATAAGGATGGGGGAGATATTGAACTTATTGATGTGGAAGGCAGTAAGGTGATCGTGAAGCTTCAGGGTAACTGCAACGGTTGTCCTATGAGCTTTTCGACAATGAAGTTGGGTGTGGAAAACACCATTAAGCAGCATGCTCCCGAAATTACTGAAGTGGTAAGTCTAAACTAA
- a CDS encoding dienelactone hydrolase family protein, giving the protein MKLALYSVAMLAFLNFSCTDKSTLEKSTTELTDKKSMIKTEDLSYGINGVTHRSFAAYKTDSEGPLPVVFVLPEWWGLNDYVKNRAKQLAELGYYAVAVDYYGDGKVVETPEEAQKLSSHFYKIPIDARRMFDAAKNKVIIAENADHTRMAIVGYCFGGAQALNMGRTYNDFKGVVSFHGNLTTGIRAKNNKVKYLVLNGAADTLVPQEEIANYKKEMDSAKIDYKFVNYLDALHAFTNPEATATGKKFNIPVAYNKAADEKSWNEMKAFLAGVLK; this is encoded by the coding sequence ATGAAATTAGCTCTTTATTCGGTTGCCATGCTGGCATTCCTCAATTTCTCATGCACTGATAAATCAACATTGGAGAAGTCTACAACTGAACTGACGGACAAGAAATCAATGATTAAGACCGAAGATCTTTCTTACGGCATAAACGGCGTTACCCACCGGTCCTTTGCTGCCTATAAAACAGATTCAGAAGGACCGCTGCCCGTAGTCTTTGTGCTTCCGGAATGGTGGGGATTGAATGACTATGTTAAAAACCGTGCGAAGCAGTTGGCAGAACTGGGCTATTATGCGGTAGCAGTGGATTATTATGGCGATGGAAAAGTGGTTGAGACCCCTGAAGAAGCTCAGAAATTATCTTCTCATTTCTACAAAATCCCGATTGATGCGCGCCGGATGTTCGATGCAGCCAAAAATAAGGTGATCATTGCCGAAAATGCAGACCACACAAGGATGGCCATTGTCGGTTACTGCTTCGGGGGAGCACAGGCTCTGAATATGGGAAGGACCTATAATGATTTTAAGGGAGTAGTGAGTTTCCATGGAAACCTGACAACGGGGATACGTGCAAAAAACAATAAGGTGAAATACCTTGTTCTCAACGGCGCGGCGGATACTTTGGTGCCACAGGAAGAGATTGCCAATTATAAGAAAGAGATGGACAGTGCAAAAATTGATTACAAATTTGTAAACTATCTGGACGCGCTTCATGCTTTCACAAACCCGGAGGCAACTGCAACAGGAAAAAAGTTTAATATTCCCGTAGCCTATAATAAGGCAGCGGATGAAAAGTCATGGAACGAGATGAAAGCTTTTCTGGCCGGTGTGCTGAAATAA
- a CDS encoding M1 family metallopeptidase: MKTSIFLFMLCSLGLGAQNYTKTDSLKGSDNAYRNFWDVKRYELTVEADFDTKMVSGSNLIQFDVIKKVKDPIFQIDIQEPMKAAVLKSNFKIIKTEREGDFLWIHADGTFEPTTKYQMEISYSGNPKVARNAPWDGGWVFTKDDTGMPFMSVAQEGIGTSVWLPVKDHWADEPDNGIKMKIITPNTLLGVGNGRLIRTETFNDKKHYTWEVKNPINAYSIVPNIGNYVNFKDTYSGEKGQLDLDYWVLKTNLEKARTQFSQVKPMMKALEYWFGPYPFYEDSFKLVESPYLGMEHQSNVAYGNGYANGYLGRDLSGTGVGLKWDFILIHESGHEWFANNITAKDKADMWIHEAFTSYSETLFTENFLNRTDADRYVQGTRNNIQNDRPVIGDYGVRNTGSSDMYYKGANMLHTIRTIINDDVKFRSILRGINKDFYHQTVTSGQIENYISEKSGLDLTTVFDQYLRTTKIPAFVYRQNGKMLDFRYENAVNDLQLPLRINGNQLIRPTESWQQVELNSPAPVVFDNNYFVDYRKSN, encoded by the coding sequence ATGAAAACTTCGATTTTCCTTTTCATGCTTTGTTCCTTAGGTCTAGGCGCTCAGAATTATACCAAAACAGATTCGCTGAAAGGATCCGACAATGCTTACAGAAATTTCTGGGATGTTAAAAGGTATGAACTGACCGTAGAAGCAGATTTTGACACAAAGATGGTCAGCGGAAGCAACCTAATTCAATTTGATGTAATCAAAAAGGTTAAAGACCCAATATTTCAGATCGACATTCAGGAGCCGATGAAGGCAGCTGTGCTTAAATCTAATTTTAAGATTATAAAAACTGAGCGGGAAGGAGATTTTCTGTGGATACACGCGGACGGAACTTTTGAACCTACTACCAAATACCAGATGGAAATTTCCTATTCGGGGAATCCCAAAGTTGCAAGGAATGCACCATGGGACGGAGGATGGGTATTCACCAAAGACGATACCGGAATGCCGTTTATGAGTGTAGCACAGGAAGGAATCGGCACGTCGGTGTGGCTGCCTGTTAAGGATCATTGGGCAGATGAACCAGACAATGGAATAAAGATGAAGATCATTACGCCGAACACCCTGTTGGGCGTAGGAAACGGCCGCCTGATCAGGACCGAAACCTTTAATGATAAAAAACACTATACTTGGGAAGTAAAGAACCCCATCAACGCCTATTCCATAGTGCCGAACATTGGCAATTATGTGAATTTTAAAGACACCTACAGCGGTGAGAAAGGCCAACTTGATCTTGATTACTGGGTTCTGAAAACCAATCTGGAAAAAGCCCGGACGCAATTCTCCCAGGTAAAACCGATGATGAAAGCCCTGGAATATTGGTTTGGACCCTACCCTTTTTACGAAGACAGTTTTAAACTTGTGGAAAGTCCCTACCTGGGCATGGAACACCAGAGCAATGTAGCCTACGGAAACGGTTACGCCAATGGTTATCTGGGGAGGGATTTATCAGGAACAGGAGTTGGTTTAAAATGGGATTTCATACTTATCCATGAAAGCGGACATGAATGGTTTGCCAATAATATTACGGCCAAAGACAAAGCAGATATGTGGATTCACGAGGCGTTCACATCATACTCCGAAACTCTTTTTACCGAAAACTTCCTGAACCGCACGGATGCGGACAGATATGTGCAGGGAACCCGTAACAACATTCAAAACGACCGGCCTGTAATCGGGGATTATGGCGTTAGGAATACGGGAAGCAGCGATATGTATTATAAAGGTGCCAATATGCTGCATACGATCAGGACCATCATAAATGACGATGTAAAATTCCGGAGTATCCTGCGTGGAATTAATAAAGATTTTTATCATCAAACTGTGACCTCTGGGCAGATTGAGAATTATATCTCTGAAAAATCCGGACTGGACCTTACTACGGTTTTCGACCAATATCTTCGTACGACCAAGATACCCGCTTTTGTTTACAGACAGAATGGAAAAATGCTGGACTTCCGTTATGAAAATGCGGTGAACGACCTGCAGCTGCCATTAAGGATTAACGGAAATCAGCTGATCCGGCCTACTGAAAGTTGGCAGCAGGTTGAACTGAACTCTCCTGCCCCTGTGGTTTTTGACAATAATTATTTTGTTGATTACAGGAAATCAAACTGA
- a CDS encoding BPTI/Kunitz-type proteinase inhibitor domain-containing protein, protein MKQSLLLKSVLLVCTSLVINCSRDCGPKPAVCSEIPPANELCAANFTRWFYDEASNKCEQITYTGCSQKGFATVQECEACKCR, encoded by the coding sequence ATGAAACAGTCTTTACTTCTCAAAAGTGTGCTGCTGGTGTGCACCAGCCTTGTCATTAACTGTTCACGTGACTGTGGTCCAAAGCCCGCCGTATGCAGCGAAATTCCGCCAGCAAATGAACTTTGTGCCGCCAATTTTACGCGCTGGTTTTATGACGAGGCCAGTAACAAATGTGAACAGATTACCTACACCGGCTGTTCCCAAAAAGGGTTTGCCACGGTTCAGGAATGTGAGGCGTGTAAGTGCAGGTAA
- a CDS encoding RNA polymerase sigma factor, translating to MKDGQLITLIRRAQQKDQKAQTHLINLFWVDVFSFVMKKVKNEIDADEITVNVFSKVLNKLDLYDPNFQFKTWVLTIAQNTVIDFWRRKNRENEDAVNSFDEIRDQFARSPEELLISEEEQKQILAVIATLDLNYQEIIRLRFFEEKSIKEIAEELNLTVSNTKVRIMRAKKVLSALLKTDEYED from the coding sequence ATGAAAGACGGCCAACTTATCACGCTCATACGCAGAGCTCAGCAAAAGGACCAGAAAGCGCAGACTCACCTCATCAACCTTTTTTGGGTGGATGTTTTTTCTTTTGTGATGAAGAAAGTTAAAAATGAGATTGACGCAGACGAGATTACTGTAAATGTATTCTCCAAAGTACTGAACAAGCTTGATCTTTACGATCCCAATTTCCAGTTTAAGACCTGGGTTCTAACCATTGCTCAGAATACGGTTATTGACTTTTGGAGAAGGAAAAACCGTGAAAATGAAGATGCCGTAAACAGTTTCGACGAAATCCGGGACCAGTTTGCGCGTTCACCGGAAGAACTTCTGATTTCCGAAGAGGAGCAGAAGCAAATTCTGGCTGTCATTGCCACACTGGATCTTAATTATCAGGAAATTATCCGCCTGCGTTTTTTTGAAGAGAAAAGCATTAAAGAGATTGCTGAGGAACTTAATCTAACAGTTTCAAACACTAAAGTTAGGATCATGCGGGCTAAAAAAGTCCTTTCGGCACTGCTGAAAACCGATGAATATGAAGACTGA
- the lipA gene encoding lipoyl synthase, whose product MNDTVVDTTIQKPKWIRVKLPTGKNYRELRSLVDKYKLNTICQSGSCPNMGECWGEGTATFMILGNICTRSCGFCGVKTGKPLDVNWDEPEKVARSIKLMKIKHAVLTSVDRDDLKDMGSILWAETVNAVRRISPGTTMETLIPDFQGITKHIDRLVEVAPEVISHNMETVKRLTREVRIQAKYERSLEVLRYLKEAGQNRTKTGLMLGLGEERDEVFQTIEDIRNSNVDVITIGQYLQPTKKHLPVKKFITPEEFTEFGDFARSLGFRHVESSPLVRSSYHAEKHIH is encoded by the coding sequence ATGAACGACACTGTTGTAGATACCACTATTCAAAAGCCGAAATGGATCCGCGTAAAACTTCCTACCGGGAAAAACTACCGTGAACTCCGTAGTCTTGTCGATAAATATAAGCTGAATACCATCTGTCAGAGCGGCAGCTGCCCTAATATGGGCGAATGCTGGGGCGAAGGTACAGCTACGTTCATGATCCTTGGGAATATCTGTACCCGAAGCTGTGGATTTTGTGGCGTGAAAACCGGAAAACCGCTGGATGTAAACTGGGACGAACCGGAAAAGGTGGCCAGGTCCATTAAATTGATGAAAATCAAGCATGCAGTACTTACTTCGGTAGATAGGGACGACCTTAAAGACATGGGCTCCATACTTTGGGCCGAAACGGTGAATGCCGTTCGGAGGATTTCACCAGGAACCACTATGGAAACCCTGATTCCTGATTTCCAGGGTATCACCAAACATATAGACCGCCTGGTTGAAGTTGCTCCGGAGGTTATTTCGCATAATATGGAAACCGTAAAGCGCCTTACCCGCGAGGTGAGGATACAGGCAAAGTATGAGCGAAGTCTTGAAGTTTTGCGCTATCTAAAGGAAGCCGGACAGAATAGGACCAAAACCGGTCTTATGCTGGGACTGGGCGAAGAGCGCGACGAGGTTTTCCAAACTATTGAAGATATCAGAAACTCAAATGTGGACGTGATTACCATTGGGCAGTACCTTCAACCTACAAAGAAACATCTGCCGGTAAAGAAATTCATTACTCCGGAAGAGTTTACGGAATTTGGCGATTTTGCCAGAAGTTTAGGCTTCAGACATGTGGAAAGTTCACCTTTGGTGCGTAGTTCTTACCACGCGGAAAAGCATATCCACTAG
- a CDS encoding Mrp/NBP35 family ATP-binding protein: MLTKVKVQEFLKEIEVEDLVNNLQVMGNEVYIDMTAHSPAMHEKKKLEVAMKQAFASQFGEEVVLKLKIVSPEPTEVQQNQIKGKQIPGIQNIIAIASGKGGVGKSTVAANLAVTLANMGFKVGLLDADIYGPSVPTMLDTEGAKPLSVEIDGKNLMQPVENYGVKMLSIGYFSGANQAVVWRGPMASKALNQMIRDAHWGELDFLLIDLPPGTGDIHLSIIQEVPVTGAVIVSTPQHVALADVRKGIAMFQMESINIPVLGLIENMAYFTPDELPENKYYIFGRQGAQYLAEDIGIPVLGEIPLIQSIREAGDVGRPAALQEGSKIADIYIETAKSMIESLVERNKSLPPTEAVKITTMAGCSPKKK, encoded by the coding sequence ATGTTGACGAAAGTAAAGGTTCAGGAATTCCTGAAAGAGATTGAAGTGGAAGACCTCGTAAATAACCTTCAGGTTATGGGCAATGAGGTATATATAGATATGACCGCGCACTCGCCGGCCATGCACGAAAAGAAAAAACTTGAAGTAGCTATGAAGCAGGCCTTTGCCTCTCAGTTTGGGGAGGAAGTGGTGCTGAAGTTAAAAATAGTTTCGCCTGAGCCAACCGAGGTTCAGCAAAACCAGATCAAAGGCAAGCAGATTCCGGGAATTCAGAATATCATCGCCATAGCGTCCGGAAAAGGGGGCGTAGGTAAATCCACAGTTGCCGCTAACCTTGCCGTTACGTTGGCAAATATGGGTTTCAAAGTAGGTCTTCTGGATGCGGACATCTACGGTCCATCTGTACCGACAATGCTTGATACCGAAGGTGCGAAACCCCTTTCAGTGGAAATAGACGGTAAAAATCTTATGCAGCCTGTTGAGAATTACGGTGTGAAAATGCTGTCCATTGGATATTTTTCCGGAGCCAACCAGGCAGTGGTATGGCGTGGGCCAATGGCTTCAAAAGCCCTTAACCAAATGATCCGTGATGCACACTGGGGCGAACTGGATTTCCTTCTTATTGACCTTCCGCCGGGAACCGGAGATATTCACCTATCCATAATTCAGGAAGTACCGGTTACAGGCGCTGTAATCGTAAGTACGCCTCAGCATGTGGCTTTGGCCGATGTTCGTAAGGGTATCGCTATGTTCCAGATGGAAAGCATCAACATTCCTGTTCTAGGACTGATAGAAAATATGGCCTATTTCACGCCGGATGAACTTCCGGAAAATAAATATTATATCTTTGGAAGGCAGGGCGCTCAGTACCTCGCCGAAGATATCGGAATTCCCGTACTTGGTGAGATACCTCTTATCCAGAGCATCCGTGAGGCAGGTGATGTAGGCCGTCCCGCCGCACTGCAGGAAGGTTCCAAGATTGCGGATATCTATATTGAGACCGCAAAAAGTATGATCGAAAGTCTGGTGGAAAGAAATAAAAGCCTTCCGCCTACCGAAGCCGTAAAGATTACAACCATGGCCGGTTGTTCACCAAAGAAAAAATAA
- a CDS encoding SpoIIAA family protein, with amino-acid sequence MITVIPDVPENVAAFKATGEISQADFENLVLPHVQAKVNAFDELNYLLLLDTDLDNWTAGAWFQDVLLGLKNLTKWNRAAIVTDNKGVQNFTDIFSVLMPGEFRSFPTEFIQNAIFWCANGDEVDAD; translated from the coding sequence ATGATCACCGTAATTCCCGATGTACCCGAAAATGTAGCCGCTTTTAAGGCTACCGGCGAAATTTCGCAAGCCGACTTTGAAAACCTTGTTTTACCGCACGTACAGGCAAAAGTAAATGCTTTCGACGAACTGAACTATCTGCTCTTGCTGGATACTGACCTGGATAACTGGACGGCCGGGGCCTGGTTCCAGGATGTCCTTTTGGGCCTGAAAAATCTGACCAAATGGAACCGCGCGGCTATTGTAACAGATAATAAAGGTGTACAGAATTTTACAGATATCTTCAGTGTCCTGATGCCGGGTGAATTCCGCTCTTTTCCCACAGAGTTTATTCAGAATGCGATCTTCTGGTGCGCCAATGGTGACGAAGTTGACGCCGATTAA
- the dacB gene encoding D-alanyl-D-alanine carboxypeptidase/D-alanyl-D-alanine endopeptidase: protein MISIQKKHLIAAAVLGGQFFFAQDVAQKLDAATKNLLETPAAYSANLSFYVADETGKFIYEYQGNKGLSTASTQKIFTAAAALETLGKNYTYKTTASYSGNIISGKLDGNLFISSNGDPTLGSWRYDGYKPEDFRRKLIDALKKQGITFISGDLVIDDTYFDFQTVPGGWPWDDMGNYYGAGVWSVNWRENQFDVNLRNGEIKDFNIPLHNVKWVNEVKTGGISDQSLIFTAPHSEVALINGTLPTKAMTVSGALPNPPMQLGMEIKSWLSESGISLTGNVITNSGQLIKGLKIMKAPESNIFFTWQSPTLDRIVYWFLKKSVNLYGETFVKTMAKDKRGSGSFDAGIDYMKDFWKNKGINEAMINFADGSGLSPQNYVSARAEVQALLWSQKQAWFNSYIEGFPEQNGMKMKSGTIRNIKSFAGYHTSGAGKRYVYSVIINNYQGGNVSDALYKVLNVLK from the coding sequence ATGATTAGTATTCAAAAGAAACACCTGATTGCTGCTGCAGTGCTGGGAGGCCAGTTTTTTTTCGCTCAGGATGTCGCACAGAAATTGGATGCCGCCACTAAAAATCTGTTGGAAACTCCCGCTGCCTATTCGGCTAACCTGTCTTTTTATGTGGCCGATGAAACCGGTAAGTTCATTTATGAATATCAGGGAAATAAAGGTTTGTCTACAGCTTCAACCCAGAAAATATTTACGGCAGCAGCTGCGCTGGAAACCTTAGGCAAAAACTACACCTATAAAACTACAGCCTCCTATTCCGGCAATATAATCTCCGGTAAACTTGATGGAAATCTTTTTATCAGCTCCAACGGAGATCCAACCCTGGGCAGTTGGCGCTACGATGGTTATAAGCCGGAGGACTTCCGCCGAAAACTTATTGATGCACTAAAAAAGCAGGGTATTACCTTCATTTCAGGAGATTTGGTTATTGATGATACCTATTTTGATTTTCAAACCGTTCCGGGTGGCTGGCCCTGGGATGATATGGGAAACTATTACGGCGCGGGTGTTTGGAGTGTGAACTGGCGCGAAAATCAGTTTGATGTGAATCTGCGTAATGGTGAAATCAAAGATTTTAATATACCTCTGCACAATGTGAAGTGGGTTAACGAGGTGAAAACTGGTGGAATTTCAGACCAAAGCCTTATTTTCACCGCACCGCATTCAGAGGTAGCCCTGATAAACGGTACCTTACCGACCAAAGCGATGACGGTCTCCGGAGCACTACCCAATCCACCCATGCAGTTGGGCATGGAAATAAAATCCTGGCTCAGCGAAAGCGGCATCTCGCTTACCGGCAATGTTATAACCAACAGTGGACAGCTTATTAAAGGTCTGAAAATAATGAAGGCGCCCGAGTCCAATATATTCTTTACTTGGCAGTCGCCCACACTTGACAGGATCGTATACTGGTTTCTGAAGAAGAGTGTAAATCTGTACGGCGAAACATTTGTAAAGACCATGGCTAAAGATAAAAGAGGCTCGGGAAGCTTTGATGCGGGTATTGATTATATGAAGGATTTCTGGAAAAATAAAGGCATTAATGAGGCGATGATTAACTTTGCCGATGGCAGCGGACTGTCACCTCAGAATTACGTTTCAGCACGGGCGGAAGTTCAGGCTTTGCTATGGTCCCAAAAACAAGCCTGGTTCAACAGTTATATTGAGGGTTTCCCGGAGCAGAACGGTATGAAGATGAAAAGCGGCACCATCAGGAACATAAAATCCTTCGCAGGCTATCATACGTCCGGAGCCGGAAAAAGGTATGTATATTCCGTCATCATCAACAATTATCAGGGTGGCAATGTAAGTGATGCGCTCTACAAAGTCTTAAACGTCTTAAAATAA
- a CDS encoding sensor histidine kinase: MKRPLLSRLNQWFVFGLLTVVTSAIVVSSVILIDYLRKEEIKRIDLFASAIKFQQNVVAPDPDVQDLLLKITSSNSTIPVIILDRENRPMFHGNIPPEIENDAAAIAELAKNMGKTYPPIELKFPDGNNQFVYYDNSRLLNDLRWSPYVLGLFIFAYLLFSFWFLRTIKKTDEGFLWAGLAKETAHQIGTPLSSMIGWIEIMRMDNPDSQEAAEIEKDVNRLMTISERFSKIGSVPELNDMNLSETIHQNYDYLKKRISGKVNFTLNLPARQIIIPHNRILLSWVIENLVKNAVDAMKGQGKLEILAYERGRNIIIDFRDTGCGLTARQAANVFKPGYSTKKRGWGLGLSLAKRVVKEYHRGDIRIPQTDLGKGTTFRVVLRK, encoded by the coding sequence TTGAAAAGACCTCTTCTTTCCAGGCTCAATCAGTGGTTTGTCTTTGGGTTACTCACCGTGGTGACATCGGCGATCGTGGTTTCATCCGTAATCCTGATCGATTATCTGCGTAAAGAGGAGATAAAGAGGATCGACCTTTTTGCGAGCGCGATTAAGTTCCAGCAGAATGTCGTGGCACCCGATCCTGATGTTCAGGACTTACTTCTTAAAATCACAAGTTCTAACAGCACCATTCCGGTAATTATACTTGACCGCGAGAACAGACCTATGTTCCATGGAAATATTCCGCCCGAGATAGAGAACGACGCCGCTGCAATTGCCGAGTTGGCTAAAAACATGGGTAAGACCTACCCGCCCATTGAACTTAAGTTCCCAGACGGCAACAACCAGTTTGTCTATTACGACAATTCACGCCTGCTCAATGATTTACGCTGGTCGCCTTATGTGCTTGGTCTTTTCATATTTGCTTATCTGCTTTTCTCTTTCTGGTTTCTGCGCACAATAAAGAAAACTGACGAGGGTTTTCTGTGGGCGGGCCTTGCAAAGGAAACTGCACATCAGATAGGTACGCCGCTGTCTTCAATGATTGGCTGGATTGAGATTATGCGGATGGACAATCCCGACTCCCAGGAAGCCGCTGAGATAGAAAAGGATGTGAACCGGCTGATGACAATCTCCGAACGGTTTTCCAAGATCGGTTCGGTTCCCGAACTAAATGATATGAATCTTTCTGAGACCATACATCAGAATTATGATTATCTTAAAAAACGGATTTCCGGCAAGGTGAATTTCACACTGAACCTTCCGGCCCGACAGATTATTATTCCACACAACCGGATTCTGCTGAGCTGGGTAATTGAAAATTTAGTTAAAAATGCTGTTGATGCCATGAAGGGTCAGGGTAAGCTGGAAATCCTTGCTTATGAGCGCGGACGGAATATTATCATTGACTTCCGCGATACCGGTTGCGGACTCACCGCCCGCCAGGCCGCAAATGTCTTCAAGCCGGGATACTCAACCAAGAAGCGTGGCTGGGGACTTGGACTCAGTCTGGCAAAACGCGTGGTTAAGGAATACCACCGCGGCGATATCCGGATACCGCAAACTGACCTCGGAAAGGGAACTACTTTCCGTGTTGTCCTTAGGAAATAG
- a CDS encoding CinA family nicotinamide mononucleotide deamidase-related protein has translation MKAVLITIGDEILSGDTVDTNSTFIAGQLKKIGIPVVQILTVADETDIIRKALQTACSLADLVFTTGGLGPTKDDRTKTAFAQFFNDELALDETTFQHLKNLFIKRKREHLLELNRPQAMVLSRARVFQNENGTAPCMMMDEQGKLVFCLPGVPYEVKPLMTDKIIPFLTERNSVNHLVTRSVSVVGIPESLLSEQIESWELALPPSISLSYLPVGSRIKLRLNCSGSDLEALSAQLDTEVKKLEPLIGDHVISWNGNEIQEILKEILITRQLTISTAESCTGGAVARLLTSVPGSSAYFLGGIIPYDYRKKIEILGVSAQTISEKTTVSAEVAQEMTLGCLTLFGTDIALSTTGVAGPSTDEFDNEVGTVYYSIRTKSFEKTQKLHLPHLHRNDFAQFVSQRVLQDLVEILVNTK, from the coding sequence ATGAAAGCAGTTCTGATAACTATTGGCGACGAAATCCTGTCCGGGGACACCGTGGATACCAATTCCACCTTTATTGCGGGGCAGCTGAAAAAGATAGGGATTCCGGTGGTTCAGATTCTTACTGTTGCTGATGAAACTGACATTATTAGGAAAGCTCTTCAGACGGCCTGTTCCCTGGCAGATTTAGTATTCACCACTGGTGGGCTGGGACCAACAAAAGACGACAGGACAAAAACTGCTTTCGCTCAGTTCTTCAACGATGAACTTGCTCTCGACGAGACCACTTTTCAACATTTAAAAAATCTCTTCATCAAACGGAAACGCGAACATCTGCTGGAACTGAACAGACCTCAGGCTATGGTGCTCTCGCGGGCAAGGGTTTTCCAGAATGAAAACGGCACCGCACCCTGCATGATGATGGATGAGCAGGGTAAACTCGTGTTTTGCCTGCCGGGCGTTCCCTACGAGGTAAAACCTTTGATGACTGATAAAATTATCCCTTTTCTTACAGAACGTAATTCTGTAAACCATCTTGTAACACGATCCGTTTCTGTGGTTGGAATCCCGGAGAGTTTGCTTTCTGAACAGATTGAGAGTTGGGAACTGGCTTTGCCACCTTCCATTTCTCTGTCTTACCTTCCTGTGGGCAGCAGAATAAAGTTACGGCTCAACTGCAGCGGCTCCGACCTGGAGGCGCTGAGCGCGCAGCTGGATACCGAAGTGAAAAAGCTTGAACCGCTGATAGGAGACCATGTAATTTCCTGGAATGGGAATGAAATTCAGGAAATACTGAAGGAAATACTGATTACCAGGCAACTTACAATTTCCACGGCTGAAAGCTGCACGGGCGGTGCCGTGGCCAGGCTCTTAACGTCCGTACCGGGCAGTTCTGCTTATTTTTTGGGTGGCATCATTCCTTATGATTACCGCAAAAAGATTGAAATCCTTGGTGTTTCGGCACAGACTATCTCAGAAAAAACTACGGTTTCCGCTGAAGTAGCACAGGAAATGACCTTGGGTTGTCTTACTCTTTTCGGGACAGATATTGCCCTCTCCACCACAGGAGTGGCGGGTCCTTCTACTGATGAATTTGATAATGAAGTGGGCACCGTTTACTATTCCATTCGCACTAAAAGTTTCGAAAAGACACAGAAACTCCACCTCCCACATCTTCACCGGAACGATTTTGCACAGTTTGTCTCACAACGGGTTCTGCAGGACCTGGTGGAGATTCTTGTAAACACCAAGTAA